One Psychrobacillus glaciei genomic region harbors:
- a CDS encoding CPCC family cysteine-rich protein produces the protein MQQAICPCCRFPTLEKRGNDDICKVCKWQDDGQDDPHADEVWGGPNFDYSLTEARKNFKTYRIMFRESDREN, from the coding sequence ATGCAACAAGCAATATGTCCTTGTTGTAGATTTCCCACACTAGAAAAACGAGGTAATGATGATATATGTAAAGTTTGTAAGTGGCAGGATGATGGGCAAGACGATCCTCATGCGGATGAAGTATGGGGAGGTCCTAATTTTGACTATTCCCTTACTGAAGCACGAAAAAACTTTAAAACATATCGAATAATGTTTAGAGAAAGTGATAGAGAAAACTAA